A window of the Ostrea edulis chromosome 1, xbOstEdul1.1, whole genome shotgun sequence genome harbors these coding sequences:
- the LOC130051337 gene encoding uncharacterized protein LOC130051337 has product MKFTKSCNVPLQTLKSLKIDFGDEMVQTLVDHYRQQLLEKELDVGLIESEWMVLRNALYNNHRVHGLSWSTVNVLYISRVPNILSLVDLVLSLQAGTSECERGFSQMKIIKSQWRNKLKSSSMTLLMTIQLHSESVAEWNPEKSIFHWTRKAKRRPCFMESRKRSVSIQREIVELDEQEEEEEGSAEQAEGERGEKEHSDLDDSDYTSDFSDLDEDNCDSEEYD; this is encoded by the exons ATGAAGTTCACCAAGAGTTGCAATGTACCATTGCAAACATTAAAAAGCTTGAAAATCG ATTTTGGTGATGAGATGGTGCAGACTTTGGTCGATCATTACCGCCAACAACTGCTGGAAAAGGAACTTGATGTGGGGCTCATTGAGTCAGAATGGATGGTGTTAAGAAATGCTTTGTACAACAA CCACAGAGTTCATGGGCTGTCCTGGAGTACAGTAAATGTTCTTTACATCAGCCGTGTTCCTAACATTCTTAGCCTGGTGGACCTTGTTTTGTCACTACAAGCAGGGACCTCCGAATGTGAAAGGGGCTTCTCCCAGatgaaaatcattaaaagtCAGTGGAGGAacaagctgaagtcatcctCAATGACTCTCCTGATGACAATTCAGCTACACTCTGAAAGTGTAGCTGAATGGAATCCAGAGAAGTCTATATTTCACTGGACCCGGAAAGCAAAGAGAAGACCCTGTTTTATGGAATCAAGGAAAAGGTCTGTTTCCATTCAGAGAGAAATTGTGGAATTAGATGAGCAGGAGGAAGAGGAGGAGGGAAGTGCAGAACAAGCAGAGGGAGAAAGAGGGGAGAAAGAACACTCAGACTTGGATGACTCAGACTACACTTCAGACTTTTCAGATTTAGATGAGGACAATtgtgattctgaagaatatgaTTAA